GTTAGCGCACCGCAGCCACACGCAAGGGTCTCCTCACGGGACAAAATGCATGCAATGGACTATGCACGAGCCGATAAATTAATAACCTGATGAAAATAGTTCATGGGGAGAACAAAATAGTCATATGAGCTACATTTCGTCGTAACTGTGTCCTAACTGGAGCaaccaaattaaaaattcttccagaCATTTGTTACGCTTAATCCTGGCGCAATATCTCGTCCCTATACAATTCTtcgattttcaaataaaaagaaagaaaactaaggaATGTAGAGCAGCCGCGACACTAACCGATTGTGTAAACACTGTTCGTTTCACGACGATACAACAAAAAAGCGAATAGTTGGAGAATTCCATGTGTGCTGACACTCAAACCACGGCGGAATCGcaataaaacaatttattcGTTACTCGTAACAACAACTTGCACAGACAAATGTTTGCAATTCTCAACTACACTGAATTCACAAGATATAAGACTGAAGTGATGAGTGCACTAATATGTAAGTGAACGTCTGTGAAACTACAAGTGTTATACTTTTGGTGAAGGACCAAGTGACCGGGATAATTTCTAGCAAATAGATGTGAATAATACGTAAATAATGATCAGGAAATGGCTTGGCAGGGCATAGCGCCAGATttgtgactgtttttttttcttttgagcaGAACGTGAAACTGTTgattctgtaaaaaaaaaaataatacgttCCGCAGAACACTAGACGATATGTGAAAGCGACCAATCGAAGACTGTGTGTGGACGCGGGTTGCTCATTGGTTGTTGGTCAATTTCTGTTCTTCGATCGCCTCTTCCGGGAATTCGAGTTCCCAGATTCGTTTCAGGTGCTTTCCCTTCACGTCACGTGGCGTTCCAAAACCAGTCATGCCCTAAAACATGCAACTTACTATTAGAATGTCTCAATATCTGCCACAGGCACCAATTAACCATGAAATCTTTTAGCGAAAGATGAGCACTGTGTGTGTTGATAAAGCACATTTTACGATAACGTGAGGATATCTTGTTCATCCGTGCGTGCGCGAAGGGATACGTGCACCGTTCTCTGTAAACACTGTCAGAAGAGGGCCAGAAAAGAAaggtgaaaagaaacgaaagggAACATTTCACTTGTATGATAGAGCACATCAGCAGCATTTCACAGAGAGATTCTTAGGAGCACGAACTTCAATTATGGCAAGAAATCAAGTTTATCGTTCAGCGATTTTAAGCTGATTCATgccttcatttcttcccatAAACATAAGGATAGAGTTTGGAAAAATAGTGTTTGCAGTAACAAGAATGTGGAGATAGAAAATTATAAGGAAGGAATAGGAGGTGATGAAAGAAGTTAGTGACGGTCGCATAGTTGGAAATTAACAATGGAGAGCATTTGATTCGATTCCTAAAAGGAAACAAGGCGCTTTAAAGATTTATTACGTATTTTTCCTCATAAGTTGAAACTGATTTCTGCCTCAAAACCACAGTGTTACGGTTTTACCTTTATCTGGCAACATAGATAACTACATGTCTGTCAAATCAATCTGACAAATGAGTGATAAATTTTTAAGTGAAAATTCATATGATGattcttttctcaaatagAAACATTTAATAGGAAATGGTGTATGTCGTGTGCGcggaaaacagaaaagaagagaaactttCATttactgttttgaaaaatgaggtGATGAGTACTGCTTGCGAACCACTAAaactaatcttttttctttcaaaaaggcCAAATTAGTGGATAATCATTTCATAAAGGGAACTGAAATTTCTGCtttacaattgttttttttaacagagaAAACAGTTCAGGATCTATGTCAACGATCTGATTTTGGCGTGTCCTTCATGTGCGCGTTTGCAGTGATAATTATTACGGAAGGAGTCGAATGTGTACAACCGAGTGACCGCGGCGCGACGACGGGGCGGAGCGTGCGTCGCGACAGCTGCGCCGTGGCCACCCGACTGAAATACTGGCGTCGAACGCATTTCATTAGAAGTGAAGGAGCGAATGTTTTGGGATTTAGTGTTCACCAGGCTTACAGTTAATTTGTTAGGAAGACGGACACAGCGTTATTCTTTGGCAGTGAGGTGAAGAAAACGTTCGAACAAGGTTAGTCGAACAACCTTTTGACTTTCGAACTGATTGGTGCCGGATTGAAGGCGAACAGTAACATCACTAGATCGCATCTGCTCGATGGTCCAACGCTTGCCGTCATCAGCGAATTCGACCGCGGTTTGAGTGTTTCTCGGCATTCCAAAGCCAGTTTTACCCTGTACAGAGACGGCAAATGGACATATTGGACAAAGGACAAACACAAAGCAACAGTGTACATCTAACACTGACTAGGACAGAAACAGTCCggtcaaattcttttttttttcttttatggtGCAATATCGCGTGAGCGATTACGTTCAAATCGACGCGGTTGATGACTACACGCAGACGAATGCGACATTTTTTCATGTCGACGTGCTAGCGGCTAGGTTTCACCTCGAGGGCTAAGGTAGGCCATGCAAAGGCTTACGGTAAGGTGTTCGGGAGCGTAACAATGGGACGTAGCGTGTCGATCGCGAATTTTTGACAGGACTGCACAGATGTCAATGAGGTGGAGTCGGTGCACTCGCAAACATAAATCGCACTTTTCGCACTTCAGAAGTTTcgtcgaaggaaaaaaatctctcatcACTAACATAAACGGATTAGCCAGCTCATTAGGTTGAGAAAGAAGTTCTACTAGATGaaggaagaatgaatgaaagaacgaGATCTACGAAAACTAATCTGAAGTACGCCGCAAAATTGCAAATTCTTCAGAAGCTCTTCAAACAAAGATTTAATATTGTTCACTCATCAAAGCGTAGCACACAAACAAATCTACTGAGTTTATATTTGAACTGAGTGCAAGCGTTGCGCGCATTTGAACTGGTTCTGTACGAGGTCTCGcaacgaaaaatggaaagaatagTTGAGATTGGAGAGTGTTCAGAACATATTTCGACTTAACAATAGAAttaaacagagaaaaaaagacgaaccCTCTGCGAATCGAATTGATTGGTACCGCTCTGAAGTGGTACAATAGCATCGGTTTGTCTCAGTTGACGAAGTGTCCATTTTCCTAAAAGGATAAGAGTGCGAAATATAAACttggaataaaatgaaaaagtttatcgagttcaacagaaaaaacacCATATGAAATTGGGGAATTGAGAGACGTTCGGACCGCTTACCATCTCTAGTTCTTCTCTCATTCTGATCCGTGCTCGGCACTTCGACAGCAGCGACTTTTAGTCCAgcttctagaagaaaaaaaactttataaaGGGTTATTGAGGGAATTTTCTGGAGCAAATGATCAAAAGTTGTCGCAAATTGGAcggaaaatattcaatattctGGTTTTTTAGGGAGAAAAAGcaggttttgaaaattttacaaaaacattAATGGTTATTGAAAGCACAAAGCTAGCTAATTAAATACTATTGCAGTAATTCTGGTAAGAAATTAAGACTGAGAAAACGTAAATAGTAGAAAGCTTACCGTGAGCGACGGCAGTCTGTGGAGCAGCCATGATTCGAACTGAGGTTTGCCTACCACAGCACAGCGCTTTTCTTCCCTCCTGACCTCTCCACCTCGCCTATCACAAACACCATTCGCTAGTCTGTGATCTCCGCTGTTGATCATAGTTCTCAGCCTAATCCGAGCGCTTGGATCTCTTCGCTGAGCTTCATTATGAAGTGAGTTCTCCGCCTTTTCTTGTCCGATGTCTCTGCTCGTGCTGTACTTCCTCGTTCTCGCCCCTACACCACTTGAGAGCGATGAATCACGTTCTAACATCTGGCGCTTCTTCCAGAATGACGTATGAAGGGTATTTCCTTCGCGTTTCTCGTTGTTTTCATCCGGGtagtttacaaaaaaacaGCTGCTGTAGTTTCTGAGCTACCATCAGCTGAGAGAAACATAGTCTTAAAGTGATTTTTGAGCCTTTCCGCAGCAAGTAGAGATCTTCACAATAACAGAATATCGAAGAAAATTTCGGGATCACAACTAATTTTCACGCTTACTGGAGTTTTGTGACACAGAACCTGATGGACCCATAGCTAAGACAAACAGACTGTTACTAGCCAATTATTTTGTTCCAAAATGATGCAGTAGGCAACCTGTTAGAAAAGCCAATACTACAAACTTCCACAATTTCTATTGTTTGTAATTGTATATTAAatattacatacatatatattacatatatattacacatacatgcatatattacacacatatacattaTACACGTATCAGATCGCTCGTTATTTGCTCATCTTACCCACCCATTTCTACTCAAATTCGGACGAAGCGTTTTTGCCATGGATTTAGGTGAAGGAAGGGCCAAAAATACGCTAAGATTCTCTTCAATTCTGCGTCTCGGGCTCTCATTctcacgaaaaaaattacaagttTGCAAAAGTGCTCCccgaaaagcaaaagaaagttGTTTCTAAACTATTTTCCAGATCAaagctttcttctttcttcgttgACTTTATTTCCAATCACATTCGTCTTCATCTCTCTATCTTATATCATTCTCTATAATTTTCGCCGGATCTACCCCACCTATCTATGTAACATCGATCGCAGAAATGTTCTTCGGAGAGGAAGCGGGAGGATCTGTAAAACGACGTGATTTGCGGGAAATTGAAGTACCCTCCGAAAAACCAATGAGCAAAttaagaatgaaatgaaatgaaagtgtAAACTAGATTAATCATGaacagattttaaaaaaatgaccgaaagaatagaaaagaagtcatttacacgtaattttttctccagaagaaGATCTTAGCATTCTGAAATGAGATTGGAAAGCGGCGTCTCCTTATCTATTTGTTTAAAATATGCCTATCTGAAACCGCAATACGAAATGATTTGTTATTAGAAGCTCTAAGCAACACTAGACAGCATTTggcatgttttgtttttcttttttcttaagaaaatgGCAAGTGTTAATGTTAATGgcattaaacaaaaaatttactGCGCTCCAGGAATTTCCTCGAACAAATTTCTGCTGATTCATTTCTCCACGATGCTTCAAAAGAAGCGGATCTCAAAAAACTATAAAGTGCTACTAAAAACTCTACGCATGAAAGAGAGAACTaaaagaactctttttctttttcgtcggtatacttccaaaaatcatttggaaaaataaaaataataacgaaaaaaaggaaagcgaTTTTGATACGACTGTTTGCTCGTCCACAATGGCAATGTCCACGAAAATCCCTACTTCAATTTGAGCCGACAGACTGAAGTAAAGAACGATCTTCTCAGTAGGTCCGATTTCATCTCATAAATTGTTGCCAAAGCGCTGTCTTACCATCTCGGATGCAACATTTctgggtttttcttttcatttttttcaggatagtTCATAAGCGTAGAAAATGTTTCGGCTGCAAATTTTCGATGCCATGTGATTCGTTGTCGCAGCCGTTCACTAATCGGTTTCCCGTCAATACAAAGTGTGTGATGGGGCGCTCGCGCAATATCTCGAGATCTCCTCATCCACCTCCGCAATCGCTCGTACCTCAAACTGCTTACTCGCACTCGCCgctaacaaaaatgagttgaTCAAACAGTTATTGTTTTTGCATAATTGCACGATTTCATGTAAAAAAATAGGCCCTCACTCTTCGCTGAACGTAATGTGGAAAAGGTTAGCTGACgaggagaaaatttcaaattattatcAGTTGTGCTGGTATCAATCAGCACATCGCATAGCTGTGCTGATTGATACCAGCACAACTGATACCAATAAAGGTTTCCATGCGCACCAATAAGTTTCCATCGCTCGTGTACAGTAGAGTTGCTGCAATTTAGTTCAACTCATAGATAGTGAACATCGACAATGCCAGCGACTTTGCGCTTTCAAGTATAAGAGTCCCTTTAAAGCTGTGATGATCGTTGATGTGATCAGTCTCTGCgccaaaatttcgaaaaaaaaaaaaccaaacaaacaaGGCATTAAGACAAAAATATCGCATCATCTTAGAATGTTACCAATCTATAAGTGAAACAAGCTAGATGAAAGAAAGCAAGAGTTATATCAAAAGATGTTTGTTAGAGTTTTCTAGAACCCGCAATACTGATCTCATGTGTTTTCCTAACCGTCGATTACCgttacgaggaaaaaaaaagaagaaaaagatcctTGTCATGAGGGCctcctctttttatttctagagttttttgcatttgaaatAATCTTTTTCTCACAAGGTTAGACCCTTCCACCTCCCCTTCAGCTGAGGTGCGGTACGAGTCCGAGCGTTTTTCCACCGCCTACGTTCCCGCTCGAGAAAGTGCGAAATCGCCTACGCGACTCCACGACTCCCCGTCGTTTACAAAAATCTCGTCCACATATGACTCTGTGCAGGACAGAATCGCGCACAAAACTCAAGAAATGatggaaaaattctcaaaaaggaCACCAGTTCCCTATCTTCCGCGATGGAAATTTGTGATGATAAGAGAGGTTCCTCAGAGAAGCTGTTTCGATGTATTAGTTGAATGTACAAGACGTATTTCTGGATATAGTTTATTTTGAGCAAAAGTAAGGCCGCACTGGGGTAGCAGCTCAGGTTCTTcacaattcctttttttccaatgacaCCGCTTTGGTTGTGAATAAACGTTTAAATTCATGGTATACAGGAATATATTTTGTGAGATGGGTTTTCGGTGAACTCATAAGGAGCAATGTTGTATAGTTTGCATGCACACGTGTGCAAATACTAGCTAGATCACAAAGCCAGACATCGCACACTATTGATCTATGATCTGTTTGTTTCCAAATACAGCAATAGAGGAACGAGGAGCGACGAGGAAACACCCTCCCCCTTCtctattttgtattttcacgTAAGAAACGTATGAAAACGAAGACATTGTTGGTTGTTCTATACGCGTTGAAATCCTCGGAATCCACTGCACATCGAACTCGAGGGAGAAATTCCAATGAAAGTGTTAGTTCCTTTACGAGAACACTAGCTGTTCCGGTAGCGTTGCTTCGCCAGTCAAGCACTTGAGCTCGACGGGGTCGAAGGCTGGTTTGACGCCTAGCGCGAAGTCGCGTTTTCTCAACAAAGACGTTTCGTACACAACAAACACAGCTGCCAGGTATGCGTTGCGAAATCGACGAGCGGATGTTGCGGGGAAGTCCACCTTAACATCCCTCCTCGTTTTCTTCTCGAACTTCTTCCCAGACATCAAGGCTTCCCGCTTTTCTCAAACAATTCTTTGCAAACGTCGGTTGCATCGACAGTGATAATTCTTCTCAGCCATGAGCAATAGcataaataatagtagtgaCCCGTTTCATTGGTCTCTCTAGGACCAACAAAACATTTTCCTTATTCTCCGTTCCGAGTAGGAGGGTGGACAGTGAGGACTGCCAATAATTCAGAGAAATCGATGTACATATTATATCATACATTGCTACCCTGGGCtttatattatcatattaAATATATCCCAGTAGAATATAGAAGATAGCAAACATGGAAGATTTAACTGCATaaataatattcaaaaaagtcGACGCAGTTCCACGTGGTTGCTCTTACAATTTCTTACAgcaggaaggaagaaaattttagaagacAACTTTTGAAACTTTGGTCGCGGTAACTGATTATTTTGATATGTTTTCTGGTTCATTGAAATAACTTTGAGTATTTTATCTTCTCTGATCTACATATTCAAGCTTCCTACAGCTGCTCATTTGCATGGACTTTAGACAAAGTTAGGAAAAATATAGCAATCAGTAAAAGAAgttcaaacaaatcaaaatgTACAATAGCAACAGTAGTTTCAGTTTCCACTAGAAGAGAATGTATGGTAGCGGAGTAGAGGACGTTGTTGGTTCGTTCCAATCTATCTACGGTTGTCCCATCGTTAGCATTTACCATGGGCACCACGCATCGCTCGAGCATACTTTTAGAACAGACTGGAAACTCTTTTTCGTGTCAAGTGCAGCGCAAGTGCAACGCGAAGATGCCACGAAAAAAGATGCACCCGGGCGAAGTTAGGTTtgccagaatttttttttgccagaaGGACAGCAGTAGCGCTGGGATAAATTAATGTGGTCATGATAGAAGTCTCTGACGtgtcaatctgcttgggatgctccatagatttttatttacatttcatttattttcattttatttttttgacttttttatgAGCCAGAGGCGGTTCAGAACTGCagacaaaaatttggaaaatttcggAATTGTTGGGATTTATGAACTCGCTCTTGTCCTGTATAATAACTTGGTATTATAACTACCTacgaaaaactggaaaatataatatttctaATTACTTATATGTATAATGTATAAATTAGAGATTGAAGAGATTCATATCATTCACTGttagaaaacaacaaatttaaaGATAATACTTCAGTTATAGATTAAATAGATAGGTTAACAAATGGATTGATGAAGAACATGAAAGTCTGCTTCTGTATGGTTCTATCTGTGTGCTCAACTTGCAAAAAACTGAGGCGTTCGAGAAAATCCACAGACGACTAGGATACGAAATAGTCCGGGTTAACGAGAAAACGTTAAAGCTAGGAGCGAGAGCAGGCTAGAAAAATAAGCATGGTTCGGAAGCAGGAAAAAGATAGAACTATTTACGTATCTAGCATATTTTCAAACGACACTTTCAAATTTCCAAGTATTAGTACAGGagataaagaaagagaaaaactgcagatttgattgatttacgtgtttcttttgaaattgcggtacaacatcttttttccaaagtaaaagtggaagagaaaaaagtagttgaGTAGTAAGAACATCATTTGTGTAAATTAAATCATCATCAATCATCAATTACTGAAAGTTACATGTGGAATAACGAGCACGCAAGAGCTCAGTTCCCTTTCCTTTAGTAAGAATAAAAGCACCTTTAAGCTTTAAGCACCCgcttttaataaaaaaaaagcagaacgaGCAGCGATACTTCATTCTTGAAAAATAGCAACTTACAATGTCTAGTATATTATGAAGaaatctgttttcttcttgtggATTTTATTCCACACTCCTGCTGTGGTGTCACAGATTTTGAATATCTGAATAAGTATcttgagaaatgaaaatttgcatGGATAGGTGCAGACAAAAGATTTCCCTCTTTGTCAAGGACTGATAGTGCACTTCgcattttgaaaattaccACGAAGGTCCGCATGTAGTGCCCGCATTAATCATTCCAGAAACATGCGAATCTTAATTGACACAGGTCCCATACTATGTGCCTAGAACCAAGAAAATCCCCaaacaacaattttcaatTGGTCAATTTTCATTGAGACTTTGACTGATTAAGGATTTCTGAACTAAATTTTCGCTTTTGGTGAAGGATCACtaatattttatcatttcatttttttcaccgcttcattttatttttattataataaaCACTCAATGCTGACGATATTTAGCGACTTGAACTATCAAAAACGTCACTTAAAGTTAGGTATAGCTTCTGTCTGCAAAGTTAAAAAGATTTGATGGTTCTTCCAGGAATGTGCTTATAGCGTTACATCTGATGAGTACCAACGCCGTAAATGTTTGAGACAGGAACTGTCGTAGCATACATTAATCTTCCAAATACAGATCTTAGCATCCTTTTACTGTAAATAAGAGGGTATTCCGACTAAGAAGTGAACCAGATGGAGCCTGTTCCCAGGCAATTCCCAACCCTACCCTTCTATAGAAATGACCATTTACAGTTCATCACTCATATCCAGGTCGTATCGTTTCGTATATTATTTTACCCAGATTTGGGCACACATCTATAGATGTAATTTCAATGCTGCTCATATTTCTAGGGAAcccattttacctttttttcttatagaaGGCGATGGTTACCTCCATTTCTGTGGATATCATGCGTGTCGAGATGTGAAAAGAATAGCTTTTTGCTCTCTGACCGTGTCACTCAATCCCTGCGGAGGCGATTTCCACATGAGCTGGTGCGGTTTGCATTGCTTTGCCCTTGTCTTCATTAATACCTCCTTTATTCTTGACCGTAACCACAGATTAAGTATCAGATCCGTAGAAGAATGCTGACAAGAGCTTACTACTGTTTAGCGGAGTGCTATTACCGCCGACGACAGAGTACGAAATATATACCGAAACATGAAATATtacaattttcaaataattgaaaaatttgcttccACATCGAATAACAACTAATCACTCGATACGTCACTTATCAAGCACTGCTTTACACCATCCCGTAAACGAGTATGGTCTCCAATTCAGTTGCTTAGTTCGCTCTGCCTGAAAGCGGTTCTCAAGAAGCCGCAGCTGCCGAACGCTAATCATTCCGTGTACTCCGAATCCATCAAGGCATAAGCCTCAAATCCAAGCATCTGCCTACACGGAGATGGTCCACAGCGACAAGGACTCCGGAGATTCTGGTCAGTGTATGCGACGTAGTCGAGCGTACGGGGAACAGTCCGCAGGCTGCGGTATATATACTTCTAAAGTTTATAGTTCCAGGCATCCATTCTCCGGATAACCTTTCGTCGTCGCCAAGAAAGAGCTCTCCGTCAAATTCGTCACGGATTACTGGATCGCCAAGAGATTTGTCGCCTCTTCTGTTACAAGTCCGTCACTCGCTCCTACTCGCTCTCGGCCACTCTACCTTTTATTCATGTCAATTCCAGGAGCTAGCATGCATGAACGTAAGAGAAGTGGCTGCCCGACCGGGAATCGGTCAAATTGGGCGACCTATCGCGATACGctcaaatttcttcgaaatcgATCTGTCTAGTTCAAATATGATGGTTGTGCAATATCACGTAGAGGTGCATCATCCTGGCAGTCGCAAACTTGACCGGTAAGCGCAGGATTTCGATCGACCGCTTACGTTAGTGTATGTACTTAGAATGTATAAAAACAATCATCAAATAAATATCTGTCACCTCAGAATCCATTGCAAGATAGTTTCAGCCAGCTATCGGTAGCTAAATTTGTCCTCAAACGTTTTTGTTGAACTTCACCGTTACTGGCGATGGAGATGTCGCATTCAATCAGGAATTGAAATAGTCGTCGAGGACGACGAAAAGTTGTTGTTGCAAAAGCAAGCAGAACTTCATCTCAGTAGCATAAACTGATCGGGTTTGTCGTTGCCGCCCTAACTGATCAGTAGATTTGTCTGAGCTCGAAATCGGAAACTTGCCCTGGCGACTTAATTTTCGATGGTCGTAGGGGTGCAGATAAGTCGATCATCATTGACAATAACAACAGAGCTTGCACACAGGCGGTGCTACACCcgagtcaaaacaacctgGTGCTTGGTGCAGTCGTGACGAGCTGGAGCTAACACCTGCGACAGTGGTGGGACCCTTTCACAACCGcactccaccgcgccacttcgagcgcagccggttACGTAACTGCTCCATGCTTCAAGTCATTTTGATCTGATTGTACTAATCCAAGATAGAAAATCCTG
The Necator americanus strain Aroian chromosome I, whole genome shotgun sequence genome window above contains:
- a CDS encoding hypothetical protein (NECATOR_CHRI.G1538.T3); amino-acid sequence: MAAPQTAVAHEAGLKVAAVEVPSTDQNERRTRDGKWTLRQLRQTDAIVPLQSGTNQFDSQRGMTGFGTPRDSSIESTVSRSAQKKKKQSQIWRYALPSHFLIIIYVLFTSIC
- a CDS encoding hypothetical protein (NECATOR_CHRI.G1538.T2), giving the protein MAAPQTAVAHEAGLKVAAVEVPSTDQNERRTRDGKWTLRQLRQTDAIVPLQSGTNQFDSQRGKTGFGMPRNTQTAVEFADDGKRWTIEQMRSSDVTVRLQSGTNQFESQKGMTGFGTPRDSSIESTVSRSAQKKKKQSQIWRYALPSHFLIIIYVLFTSIC
- a CDS encoding hypothetical protein (NECATOR_CHRI.G1538.T1) gives rise to the protein MAAPQTAVAHEAGLKVAAVEVPSTDQNERRTRDGKWTLRQLRQTDAIVPLQSGTNQFDSQRGKTGFGMPRNTQTAVEFADDGKRWTIEQMRSSDVTVRLQSGTNQFESQKGMTGFGTPRDVKGKHLKRIWELEFPEEAIEEQKLTNNQ
- a CDS encoding hypothetical protein (NECATOR_CHRI.G1539.T1), with protein sequence MSGKKFEKKTRRDVKVDFPATSARRFRNAYLAAVFVVYETSLLRKRDFALGVKPAFDPVELKCLTGEATLPEQLVFS